In one window of Armatimonadota bacterium DNA:
- a CDS encoding DUF1573 domain-containing protein — MLMGDPVEHDFVFRNTGTAPLIIGDVKTSCGCTAALVTDKEVPPGGEGRVKATFRTTNYKGTQRKSIYVETNDPEQSQVTLRLNGEVKAQIEATPSLIYESKLAVGESVTRTVTVSGVGGYVFQIEKVSAAGAGIRVSEPRSVPGGKYEIDVTVKPVSATSSVTGMVTIETDSERQPKVHVSVRANIATDK; from the coding sequence GTGCTCATGGGGGATCCAGTGGAGCACGATTTCGTGTTCCGCAATACGGGTACGGCGCCCCTGATCATAGGAGACGTCAAGACGAGCTGCGGATGCACAGCCGCGCTGGTGACGGATAAGGAGGTGCCGCCGGGCGGCGAAGGTAGGGTCAAGGCAACGTTCCGCACGACGAACTACAAGGGAACGCAGCGCAAGTCAATCTACGTCGAGACGAATGATCCAGAGCAGTCCCAGGTGACGCTGCGGCTGAACGGGGAGGTCAAGGCTCAGATCGAAGCGACACCGTCCTTGATCTATGAGTCAAAGCTGGCAGTCGGCGAGAGTGTGACCCGCACGGTGACGGTGAGCGGCGTCGGCGGCTACGTCTTCCAGATCGAGAAAGTATCGGCGGCCGGGGCGGGCATCCGCGTGAGCGAACCGAGATCTGTCCCAGGGGGCAAGTATGAGATAGACGTGACGGTGAAGCCGGTTTCCGCCACCAGTTCCGTAACCGGTATGGTCACCATTGAGACAGATTCAGAGCGTCAGCCTAAGGTGCACGTGTCAGTGCGGGCCAACATCGCGACGGACAAGTGA
- a CDS encoding rhodanese-like domain-containing protein has translation MDARPPGEYAEGHVPGALNLPADQLEKLSRQVMDSMCKAPAIVCYCEGLTCESSSRVGNDLAAWGYPKVLLMFSGWEEWQAAGYPVERS, from the coding sequence ATAGACGCGCGGCCGCCGGGGGAGTACGCCGAGGGCCACGTACCGGGCGCGCTGAACCTGCCTGCCGATCAGTTGGAGAAGCTCAGTCGCCAGGTCATGGACAGCATGTGCAAAGCCCCGGCCATTGTCTGTTATTGTGAGGGCCTGACCTGCGAAAGTTCGTCCCGGGTCGGGAACGATCTCGCCGCGTGGGGCTATCCCAAGGTCCTATTGATGTTCTCCGGCTGGGAGGAATGGCAGGCGGCCGGCTATCCGGTCGAGAGGTCGTGA
- a CDS encoding tyrosine-type recombinase/integrase, whose protein sequence is MSFWTARGQFCKWLSSRLGHLPEPSAVTRELVMQWTVTLAGRASATVCRKVAALSTFFGFLVDVGELHGNPARRIPLPKPASRIPNAISEDEAQSLIAAAESPFQRAMLLLMLTAGLRRSEVGAIRLEDVKPEEGLLLVRGKGAKQRMVPLMPQTAEAIRDYLATRPDVNQPFLFLNPQGQRLANDYLNRILRRIVARTGLGKRVTPHMLRHTFATHLIRNGVDVRTVQELLGHADLETTANYLHSDTRAKETAVGLITTLTGPDTS, encoded by the coding sequence ATGAGTTTTTGGACAGCACGGGGCCAGTTCTGCAAGTGGCTCAGCTCCCGCCTAGGCCACCTACCCGAGCCTAGCGCCGTCACCCGCGAACTGGTGATGCAGTGGACGGTGACGCTGGCCGGGCGAGCATCAGCCACCGTCTGTCGCAAGGTGGCTGCGCTGTCCACCTTCTTTGGCTTCCTGGTTGACGTCGGGGAGTTGCACGGCAATCCTGCCCGAAGGATTCCCTTGCCCAAGCCTGCCAGCCGCATCCCCAACGCCATCTCCGAGGACGAAGCTCAAAGCCTCATCGCAGCCGCCGAATCGCCCTTCCAGCGGGCCATGCTCCTTCTGATGCTGACCGCCGGCCTACGCCGCAGCGAGGTGGGCGCGATTCGGCTGGAGGACGTGAAGCCCGAGGAGGGGTTGCTGCTCGTGCGCGGCAAGGGCGCCAAGCAGCGCATGGTGCCGCTCATGCCCCAGACCGCTGAAGCGATTCGCGACTATCTTGCCACTCGCCCAGACGTGAATCAGCCATTTCTCTTCCTCAACCCCCAAGGCCAGCGGCTGGCGAACGACTACCTCAACCGCATCCTGCGCCGCATTGTTGCCCGGACCGGCCTCGGCAAGCGCGTCACCCCTCACATGCTGCGCCATACCTTCGCCACCCATCTCATCCGCAACGGCGTGGACGTGCGCACCGTCCAGGAACTTCTCGGCCACGCCGACCTCGAAACCACCGCCAACTATCTGCACTCCGACACCCGCGCCAAAGAAACCGCAGTCGGCCTCATCACCACTCTGACGGGCCCTGACACATCCTGA
- a CDS encoding transposase: MARHKGNGIDWMGLPMIAMVARLLCRELTLENEYLRLENRILKEKAQANGRLRFTDEERRSLMEAALAMGRSLMKEVVSVVKPETILAWQRRLERQKWDYSARRSRQPGRPRTPGEIEAVICRLARENAWGYQRIRGELLKLGLERSKGCIAAILRRHGLPPSPQRGGLTWRQFLARHAEVLLCVDLFTKEVWTCTGLRTAYILFALHLSTRRIVLAEATFSPHGLWMRQMGRNLLMACEDLGVAPRMVLHDRDELLVHDLDVTLQGAGLEIVKTPFRAPDANAHAERWVRSADEECLDHLILISLGSLQRTLACYRDFSNHHRPHQGIGNQIPECVATGSLPVLPGPLMARRLDVNRQQFLGGLLNSYYRKSS, from the coding sequence ATGGCCAGGCACAAAGGGAACGGGATCGACTGGATGGGACTGCCGATGATTGCGATGGTGGCGCGGCTGCTGTGCCGGGAGCTGACGCTGGAGAATGAGTATCTGCGCCTGGAGAATCGGATTCTGAAGGAGAAGGCGCAGGCCAATGGCCGCCTGCGCTTCACGGATGAGGAACGGCGGTCGTTGATGGAGGCGGCGCTGGCGATGGGACGCTCCCTGATGAAGGAGGTGGTGAGCGTCGTCAAGCCGGAAACCATTCTGGCCTGGCAGCGGCGCCTGGAGCGGCAGAAGTGGGACTATAGCGCCCGGCGCTCGCGCCAGCCGGGGCGACCGCGAACACCCGGGGAGATCGAGGCTGTGATCTGCCGCCTGGCGCGAGAGAACGCCTGGGGCTACCAGCGCATCCGGGGGGAACTGCTGAAGCTCGGCCTTGAGCGCTCCAAGGGCTGCATCGCCGCTATCCTGCGGCGACATGGCCTCCCCCCATCGCCTCAGCGCGGCGGGCTGACGTGGCGGCAGTTCCTGGCGCGCCATGCCGAGGTCCTGCTATGCGTCGACCTCTTCACCAAGGAAGTCTGGACCTGCACGGGCCTGCGGACGGCCTACATCCTGTTTGCGCTGCACCTGAGCACACGCCGCATTGTCCTCGCCGAGGCGACGTTTTCTCCCCACGGTCTGTGGATGCGCCAGATGGGGCGCAACTTGCTGATGGCGTGTGAGGATCTGGGGGTGGCGCCTCGCATGGTGCTCCATGACCGCGACGAGCTGCTCGTACACGATCTTGACGTCACATTACAGGGGGCCGGGCTGGAGATCGTGAAGACGCCATTTCGCGCTCCCGACGCCAATGCCCATGCCGAACGCTGGGTGCGCAGCGCGGACGAAGAGTGCCTCGATCACCTCATTCTGATCAGCCTGGGGAGCTTGCAGAGAACTCTCGCCTGCTATCGCGACTTCTCCAACCACCATCGCCCGCACCAGGGGATTGGCAACCAGATACCGGAGTGCGTGGCGACTGGCAGCCTCCCCGTGCTTCCCGGACCCCTGATGGCGCGGCGACTCGACGTTAACCGCCAGCAGTTCCTTGGCGGCCTGCTCAACTCGTACTATCGCAAATCATCCTAG
- a CDS encoding aldo/keto reductase, whose protein sequence is AYEKGIRYFDTAESYGSEAIIGAALQDVRDDVYLATKTHAITPGVARQHVEASLRELRTDALDCVKLHVPNEYDHAMRVLDEIEAMRDEGKMRLIGMSNHVHFELALKLIDTGRLDEVLLARCYFPKGYAEIISQRNQELREMAIARAHELDMNIIGMKALGAVIFGHHAADLVPDHDKEKARRLPAAAIRWSFSDPRFHIYLVGVSMFSDIDENVATCSGDLTVTDEDRALLAEFSAKAWGAKPIRDCPEPYKHPDSPVYYEPGRREGWTT, encoded by the coding sequence ACGCCTACGAGAAAGGCATCCGCTACTTCGACACCGCCGAGTCCTACGGCTCCGAAGCCATCATCGGCGCAGCGCTGCAGGATGTCCGCGACGACGTCTATCTCGCCACGAAGACCCATGCCATCACGCCCGGCGTCGCCCGTCAGCATGTCGAGGCGTCACTGCGCGAGCTTCGCACCGACGCGCTGGACTGCGTCAAGCTCCACGTCCCCAATGAGTACGATCACGCCATGCGGGTGCTCGACGAGATCGAGGCCATGCGCGACGAAGGCAAGATGCGCCTGATCGGCATGTCAAACCACGTCCACTTCGAATTGGCGCTCAAGCTGATTGACACCGGCCGCCTTGACGAAGTGCTGCTGGCGCGATGCTATTTCCCGAAGGGTTACGCGGAGATCATCTCCCAGCGCAACCAGGAGCTGCGCGAGATGGCGATAGCGAGGGCCCACGAACTAGACATGAACATCATCGGGATGAAGGCATTGGGCGCGGTCATCTTTGGCCACCATGCCGCCGACCTCGTCCCGGATCATGATAAGGAGAAGGCGCGCCGGCTGCCGGCCGCGGCGATTCGCTGGTCGTTCTCCGACCCCCGGTTTCACATCTACCTCGTCGGCGTGTCGATGTTCAGCGACATCGACGAGAACGTTGCGACGTGCAGCGGCGATCTCACCGTGACCGACGAGGACCGCGCGCTGCTCGCTGAATTCTCCGCGAAGGCGTGGGGCGCTAAGCCCATCAGGGATTGCCCCGAGCCGTACAAGCATCCGGATTCGCCGGTGTACTACGAGCCCGGCCGGCGCGAGGGCTGGACGACGTAA
- a CDS encoding GNAT family N-acetyltransferase — protein MNDLVFAPIDEAGWRAFESWWRGNAELQRSYTPPTEAYHAYLRTDANVFGRMVYEHGEPMALVQVDLEAEGTGHVALVVRPELWNRGHGRRVLGALVKQPELSRLKRIVANVHVNHSRSQRCFAGAGFVQQGTEPDEDGFLTFVYTMATDEGGLTRAT, from the coding sequence GTGAACGACTTGGTCTTTGCGCCCATTGATGAAGCTGGATGGCGGGCGTTCGAGTCCTGGTGGCGTGGAAACGCCGAGCTGCAGCGATCGTATACGCCTCCGACTGAGGCGTACCACGCCTACCTGCGCACGGACGCGAACGTCTTCGGACGTATGGTCTATGAACACGGCGAGCCGATGGCCCTCGTGCAGGTTGATCTTGAGGCCGAGGGAACCGGGCATGTGGCACTGGTGGTGCGACCAGAGTTGTGGAACCGCGGGCACGGCAGGCGGGTGCTGGGCGCGCTGGTGAAGCAGCCGGAGCTGAGTCGGCTCAAGAGAATCGTGGCGAACGTGCACGTGAATCACTCCCGGAGCCAGCGGTGCTTCGCGGGCGCGGGATTCGTGCAGCAAGGCACGGAGCCCGATGAGGACGGATTCCTCACGTTCGTCTATACCATGGCGACAGACGAAGGCGGACTGACTCGCGCCACTTGA
- a CDS encoding nickel-dependent hydrogenase large subunit: MHTIKLDPTTRIEGHLDIEVTVDEVGGVPQVVDAHSSGTMFRGFEIMLQGRDPVDAVHYTQRICGVCPISHGMAAAMNLDSAFGVLPPDNGRIVRNLVLGANFIMSHILHFYNLAAPDYINTTGILDMSPWVPRYVTPDMVTGTTAVGLVQHYVQALQMRRKAHQMGAIFGGKLPCSPIFVPGGSTEVVTQEKIDQFGP, from the coding sequence ATGCATACCATAAAGCTCGACCCGACGACGCGCATCGAGGGACATCTAGACATCGAGGTGACCGTCGACGAGGTGGGGGGCGTCCCCCAGGTCGTAGACGCCCATAGCTCGGGGACCATGTTCCGCGGCTTCGAGATTATGCTCCAGGGCCGGGACCCGGTGGATGCCGTCCACTACACCCAACGGATCTGTGGGGTGTGTCCAATCTCCCACGGCATGGCAGCCGCCATGAACCTCGACTCCGCCTTTGGGGTGCTGCCCCCGGATAACGGCAGAATCGTGCGCAATCTCGTACTCGGCGCCAACTTCATCATGTCGCACATCCTCCACTTCTACAATCTTGCAGCCCCGGACTACATCAACACCACCGGCATCCTCGACATGTCGCCCTGGGTGCCTCGATACGTGACGCCAGATATGGTGACGGGGACCACTGCTGTCGGCCTCGTGCAGCACTACGTGCAGGCTCTGCAGATGCGGCGGAAGGCCCACCAGATGGGAGCTATCTTCGGCGGCAAGTTGCCATGCAGCCCCATCTTCGTTCCCGGCGGCTCGACCGAAGTCGTGACCCAGGAGAAGATCGACCAATTCGGCCC
- a CDS encoding hydrogenase small subunit, which produces MNISRRDFLKGSAAAAAALGIGPLLFNGKQALAAEDGARVVWLQAQGCTGCSVSLLNSIYYTTIDDLLLNTLDLEYHPTVMAAAGEAAVSAAEAAYAQGGYVLVVEGAIPTAVGGEYCYLWPGMTALKGVRRFSENALVTIAVGTCASYGGMAGGSPNPTRAQGVADVVGHRPVINIPGCPAHPDWVVGTIAYILTHGAIPRLDNLRRPTDYFQHTVHSQCPNRQKFFDRNLFASTLSEEGCLSRLGCKGRWAVSDCPFRRWNSGGAGETGVNWCVGARSPCQGCTEPEFPDGMSPFFTLEEGKVKVSARGADGPAW; this is translated from the coding sequence ATGAACATCAGCCGTCGCGATTTCCTAAAGGGTTCTGCGGCCGCGGCTGCGGCGCTTGGCATTGGACCTCTGCTCTTCAACGGTAAACAGGCATTGGCGGCCGAGGACGGCGCTCGTGTCGTATGGTTACAGGCCCAGGGGTGCACCGGCTGCTCGGTATCGCTGTTAAACAGCATCTACTACACTACGATTGACGACCTCCTGCTCAACACCCTGGATCTGGAGTACCACCCGACCGTGATGGCCGCTGCGGGAGAAGCGGCCGTATCGGCGGCTGAAGCGGCCTACGCCCAGGGCGGTTACGTGCTTGTGGTCGAGGGCGCCATCCCGACGGCCGTGGGAGGGGAGTACTGCTACCTCTGGCCGGGGATGACAGCACTCAAGGGAGTCCGCCGTTTCAGCGAGAACGCTCTGGTCACCATTGCTGTGGGTACGTGCGCCTCCTACGGCGGCATGGCCGGGGGGAGCCCCAACCCGACACGAGCGCAAGGCGTAGCGGACGTAGTCGGGCACAGGCCGGTCATCAACATCCCGGGCTGCCCGGCACATCCGGACTGGGTTGTGGGAACCATTGCCTACATCCTGACCCATGGCGCGATCCCCCGGCTGGATAACCTCCGTCGGCCCACCGATTACTTCCAGCACACGGTCCACAGCCAGTGCCCGAACAGGCAGAAGTTCTTCGATCGCAACCTCTTCGCCTCGACCCTGAGCGAAGAGGGCTGTCTCAGCAGACTCGGCTGTAAGGGGAGGTGGGCCGTTTCCGATTGTCCGTTCCGTCGATGGAACAGTGGCGGGGCAGGCGAGACCGGCGTGAACTGGTGCGTCGGGGCCAGGAGCCCGTGTCAGGGATGCACGGAGCCCGAGTTCCCGGACGGGATGTCTCCGTTCTTCACGCTGGAGGAGGGGAAGGTGAAGGTCAGCGCGCGAGGCGCCGACGGACCCGCGTGGTAA
- a CDS encoding GNAT family N-acetyltransferase encodes MALTSPEGIPITVRAIERGDLGCVLLRCLPDGGNIEGLFNDQGTIGMAAWAGDRCVGQLHCYRVILPEGMSKRWPEWSRWLPESSWWSEAAHTSRLGLGGPAWCHACFHVGRTLESAAVTDDPDPRYHGRGIGTALCRESVRWARHRDYALVVALGAPEGLLEYAAWAGQLPWTTYAKLGFGVVGFEVQSKLIPGWAEGNSPPEVMAEVRAAMARGRPKSDFCSRVMALDLRRVPATE; translated from the coding sequence ATGGCATTGACATCGCCGGAGGGCATACCGATAACCGTTCGAGCGATCGAGAGAGGCGATCTCGGTTGTGTCCTGCTGCGCTGCTTGCCGGACGGAGGGAATATCGAAGGCCTGTTCAATGACCAAGGCACCATCGGCATGGCGGCCTGGGCGGGCGACCGGTGTGTAGGGCAACTGCACTGCTATCGAGTCATTCTGCCGGAGGGCATGAGTAAGCGCTGGCCGGAATGGAGCCGGTGGTTGCCCGAATCTTCGTGGTGGTCAGAGGCGGCACATACGTCTAGACTTGGGTTAGGCGGCCCGGCATGGTGTCACGCTTGCTTCCATGTGGGAAGGACGCTGGAAAGCGCCGCGGTGACAGATGATCCCGATCCTCGCTATCACGGGCGAGGCATTGGCACAGCGCTGTGCAGGGAATCGGTCAGGTGGGCCCGGCACCGCGACTATGCCCTGGTGGTCGCGCTTGGCGCGCCGGAAGGACTGTTGGAGTACGCGGCGTGGGCCGGTCAGCTTCCGTGGACGACCTACGCCAAACTGGGATTCGGAGTCGTCGGTTTCGAGGTGCAAAGCAAACTGATACCCGGATGGGCAGAGGGCAACTCCCCGCCGGAAGTGATGGCGGAGGTGCGCGCCGCGATGGCGAGGGGGCGCCCAAAGAGCGACTTCTGCTCGCGGGTGATGGCGCTCGATCTGAGGCGTGTCCCCGCTACCGAGTGA
- a CDS encoding zinc-binding dehydrogenase — MERGRVTPAVARRIALGEVHEAIARQGEGHARGKTVISV, encoded by the coding sequence GTGGAAAGGGGTAGGGTCACACCGGCCGTCGCCCGTCGAATAGCGCTCGGCGAGGTGCACGAAGCCATCGCCCGCCAGGGCGAAGGGCACGCCCGGGGCAAGACGGTGATCAGCGTGTGA
- a CDS encoding beta-lactamase family protein: MLRRFAVDSPKARSKLAAAVAKSVDGRIVRNAVLHVDSPRTGIRGTWANGIADERNGRPMRPDTPFLSASVGKIVMAATAFDLAAARAIDVDAPIATWIAKSVLKGLPVAGGEQAVEQITARMLMANRSGLPDYFNSDMHPSADGAPGLVELMLAEPQRTWSRAQLVGYARDHYKAFAAPGNKFLYSDLNWDLLGMVFEGATQRPFHQVVHERVLDPLGMTHTWYHVFEPAPEGAGHFADTFSGDTNLAGLPCLTLDQAGGGLATTAEDLGKLMRGLKAGRPVGLDLLGSDWSEDAIRRGLDYGYGTWRWRPGRMFFALWQLPHLIGVSGSNNSYAYVTGTGDVVTGTMNQMDHPSRHVKFVLSTVLPVLARARERRPE, from the coding sequence ATGTTGAGGCGATTCGCGGTAGACTCTCCCAAAGCTAGAAGCAAGCTCGCAGCGGCAGTCGCGAAATCCGTGGACGGCAGGATCGTTCGGAACGCCGTGCTCCATGTCGACTCGCCGAGGACGGGGATCCGCGGCACCTGGGCCAACGGCATAGCGGACGAGCGGAACGGGCGTCCCATGCGGCCGGACACACCCTTCCTCTCGGCTAGCGTCGGCAAGATCGTCATGGCTGCGACGGCATTCGATCTGGCGGCAGCGCGCGCTATTGACGTCGACGCACCGATCGCGACGTGGATCGCCAAGAGTGTGCTCAAGGGTTTGCCGGTTGCGGGTGGAGAGCAGGCCGTCGAGCAGATCACGGCGCGCATGTTAATGGCCAATCGCTCTGGTTTGCCGGACTACTTCAACAGCGATATGCACCCATCCGCGGATGGTGCTCCGGGCCTCGTGGAGCTGATGTTGGCCGAACCGCAACGGACTTGGAGCCGCGCCCAGCTCGTCGGCTACGCACGGGACCACTACAAGGCGTTCGCCGCGCCCGGCAATAAGTTCCTCTATTCCGACCTCAACTGGGACCTACTGGGGATGGTCTTCGAAGGGGCGACGCAACGACCGTTTCACCAGGTGGTTCACGAACGGGTACTCGACCCGCTTGGGATGACGCACACCTGGTACCACGTTTTCGAGCCCGCCCCGGAGGGGGCCGGCCATTTCGCGGATACCTTTTCAGGCGACACTAACCTCGCCGGGTTGCCATGCCTTACGCTCGACCAGGCCGGCGGTGGGTTGGCTACCACCGCAGAGGATCTGGGCAAGCTGATGCGCGGCCTGAAAGCCGGACGCCCGGTGGGGCTGGATTTGCTGGGATCGGATTGGTCAGAGGACGCCATCAGGCGCGGCCTCGACTACGGCTATGGCACGTGGCGTTGGCGCCCAGGCCGGATGTTCTTCGCCTTGTGGCAGCTCCCTCACCTGATCGGTGTCTCAGGATCCAACAACTCGTATGCCTACGTGACCGGAACCGGGGACGTCGTCACGGGGACAATGAACCAGATGGACCACCCATCGAGGCATGTGAAGTTTGTTCTCTCAACGGTCCTGCCGGTGCTGGCTCGGGCAAGGGAACGGCGCCCGGAGTAA
- a CDS encoding polysaccharide deacetylase family protein has protein sequence AAPAEPSYLERIGEGIDLLRGDTPRQAEDTFAAANLQDYSDSLGWVGLGAARLGRGYVDRAMADFAQAAHLAARGSQQARAVAPLAQFGRAICLLQRGEVHAAAEELEALAQSEFEPALPALAYAKLSAGDPEGAQETAKSALESLPDDPLALAVLGRTLPGSESIPPLERAAEVCPGSRYAAPLTALALPNIPRSPSQPQETEVVRLDIIEGPPRRAVVTWLGSGEPSYVILRVDGRHAGMSNTTPHQFGLPRELAPGPHGVGAEVWADRTILGRTGTVVWSAAEGEPPDRYDGTEYAAALEGLRSALAPIPNRVHLHYWLARAHAPANQKAALRHYERVVALDPGFADARQRATALCAALGLKGSTSEVSSVPDKRVCLTFDDGPHPIYTERILQALRDANVRATFVVVGTQARAHPELLRAIAADGHEIANHSYSHDDMTRKTTAEIQQELLRTQAIVEDATGQHTRLFRPPGGQRNAAVRAAAAAVGYRTILWSANVSVCAGLPAEKGVARLLQDVKPGAIVLLHNGPDESADILPGLLAALKKRGYTFAALSDAMGR, from the coding sequence CCGCGGCTCCTGCCGAGCCGAGCTACCTCGAGCGGATCGGTGAGGGGATTGACCTGCTGCGGGGGGACACACCCCGCCAGGCGGAGGATACGTTCGCCGCCGCAAACCTCCAGGACTACTCTGATTCGCTGGGATGGGTCGGTCTCGGCGCGGCGCGCCTCGGGAGGGGGTATGTCGACCGCGCGATGGCAGACTTCGCGCAGGCAGCGCACCTCGCCGCAAGGGGATCGCAGCAGGCGCGGGCCGTCGCTCCGCTCGCGCAGTTCGGGCGCGCGATCTGCCTGCTCCAGCGCGGTGAGGTGCATGCGGCCGCGGAAGAACTGGAGGCGCTGGCGCAAAGCGAGTTCGAGCCGGCGCTGCCGGCGCTCGCGTACGCGAAGCTATCGGCGGGAGACCCCGAGGGCGCGCAGGAGACCGCGAAGTCCGCTCTGGAGAGCTTGCCTGACGATCCGCTGGCGTTGGCTGTCCTCGGCAGGACACTACCGGGCAGCGAAAGCATCCCACCCCTGGAGCGGGCCGCTGAGGTCTGTCCCGGTTCGCGCTACGCCGCGCCGCTGACGGCGCTTGCGCTGCCGAATATTCCTCGATCGCCGTCTCAGCCGCAGGAAACCGAGGTGGTGCGGCTGGATATCATCGAAGGCCCGCCGCGCCGCGCCGTCGTGACCTGGCTGGGCTCCGGCGAACCGAGTTACGTCATCCTCAGAGTTGACGGACGGCACGCCGGCATGAGCAACACCACGCCGCATCAGTTCGGCCTACCGCGCGAACTTGCGCCCGGACCGCACGGCGTAGGCGCCGAGGTCTGGGCCGACCGCACGATTCTGGGGCGCACCGGGACCGTCGTCTGGTCAGCCGCAGAAGGCGAGCCGCCGGATCGGTACGACGGAACCGAATACGCCGCCGCGCTCGAGGGCCTGCGATCGGCTTTGGCCCCGATCCCAAATCGCGTCCATCTTCACTACTGGTTGGCTCGCGCCCACGCGCCGGCCAACCAGAAGGCGGCGCTGCGGCACTACGAACGCGTCGTCGCGCTGGACCCCGGTTTCGCGGACGCGCGGCAGCGCGCGACGGCGCTGTGCGCCGCGCTGGGGCTCAAGGGATCTACCTCCGAGGTCTCTTCGGTGCCTGACAAGCGCGTGTGCCTGACATTCGACGATGGTCCGCATCCGATCTACACCGAGCGGATTCTGCAAGCGCTACGCGACGCCAATGTTCGCGCCACGTTCGTCGTCGTGGGGACACAGGCGCGGGCACATCCGGAGCTGCTGCGCGCCATCGCGGCTGATGGGCACGAGATCGCGAATCACTCCTATTCCCACGACGACATGACGCGCAAGACGACCGCCGAGATTCAGCAGGAACTCCTACGCACCCAGGCCATCGTGGAAGACGCCACGGGCCAGCATACGCGACTGTTCAGACCGCCGGGCGGGCAGCGCAATGCTGCGGTCCGCGCCGCGGCGGCAGCGGTCGGCTATCGGACCATACTGTGGTCGGCGAACGTCAGCGTCTGCGCGGGCCTGCCGGCGGAGAAGGGCGTGGCGAGGCTTCTCCAGGACGTCAAGCCGGGTGCCATCGTGCTCCTGCACAACGGCCCGGACGAGAGCGCCGACATCCTGCCCGGGTTGCTGGCAGCGCTCAAGAAGCGGGGGTACACCTTCGCCGCCCTGTCGGACGCGATGGGGCGCTGA
- a CDS encoding DUF4091 domain-containing protein, translated as QPVWVTVYCPAAVPAGEYRGEIIIRPDNAPETRVPLVAHVWDFALPKETHLRTAFAFSEGGVAAWYGYDPVPTDVLLTWYDFLLRRRINPTNIYSSKPVPAAENMAFCASRGLNAFNIKCFGYPSAPEQRRAVVEEVRAYSELLRERGWFDLAYVYGFDEIRPANYPKLREMYGMIREAVPGLPRACTVVPNEELKGYVDIWVPLTAHYRHDIAEHYRAQGDEVWWYVCCAPHHPYANWFIDYPATDHRVLFWQNWKYGVNGFLYYALNRWHSNRLAQPPPGDLIPLDDPAARSAIAAGKRWPEVPWNTFTYSNFNGDGQLIYPGPNGNPLSSVRLECIRDGIEDYEYFHLLSQLTARLDGPERYHVIVKKAKALLSVEPLVVQSLTEYTDDPEMIQRARRALAEHIEIMRRAAEG; from the coding sequence TTCAGCCCGTCTGGGTCACGGTCTATTGCCCCGCCGCCGTGCCCGCCGGTGAATACCGCGGCGAGATCATCATCAGGCCCGACAACGCGCCGGAGACGCGCGTCCCCCTCGTTGCCCACGTGTGGGACTTCGCCCTGCCGAAGGAGACACACCTCAGGACCGCGTTTGCGTTCTCCGAGGGTGGGGTCGCTGCATGGTACGGCTACGATCCCGTACCAACCGACGTGCTGCTGACGTGGTACGACTTCCTGCTGCGCCGCCGTATTAATCCGACGAACATCTATTCCTCGAAACCCGTGCCCGCCGCGGAGAACATGGCATTCTGCGCGAGCCGCGGCCTCAATGCATTCAACATCAAGTGTTTCGGCTATCCATCAGCGCCGGAGCAGCGACGCGCCGTGGTCGAGGAAGTGCGGGCGTATTCCGAGCTTCTCCGGGAGCGCGGCTGGTTCGACCTGGCATACGTCTATGGGTTTGACGAAATCCGCCCTGCCAACTACCCAAAGCTGCGCGAAATGTACGGGATGATCCGTGAAGCGGTGCCCGGACTTCCCCGCGCCTGCACGGTCGTGCCGAATGAAGAGCTGAAGGGGTACGTTGACATCTGGGTGCCGCTGACCGCGCATTACCGACACGACATTGCCGAGCATTACCGCGCGCAAGGCGACGAGGTGTGGTGGTACGTCTGCTGCGCGCCGCACCACCCCTACGCGAACTGGTTCATTGACTACCCCGCAACCGACCACCGCGTGTTGTTCTGGCAAAACTGGAAGTACGGCGTCAACGGGTTCCTCTACTACGCGCTCAATCGGTGGCATAGCAACCGCCTGGCGCAGCCGCCGCCGGGCGACCTGATACCGCTGGACGACCCGGCCGCGCGCTCCGCCATCGCCGCCGGCAAGCGATGGCCGGAGGTGCCGTGGAATACCTTCACCTATTCGAACTTCAACGGCGACGGCCAGCTCATCTACCCCGGACCCAATGGCAATCCGCTCAGCTCGGTTCGCCTGGAATGCATTCGGGACGGGATCGAGGACTACGAGTACTTCCACCTGCTGTCGCAGCTCACCGCGCGGCTGGACGGGCCTGAGCGGTATCACGTCATCGTGAAGAAGGCGAAAGCCTTGCTGAGCGTCGAGCCCCTGGTGGTGCAGAGCCTGACCGAGTACACGGACGATCCGGAAATGATCCAGCGCGCCCGGCGCGCCCTCGCGGAGCACATTGAGATCATGCGCCGCGCGGCGGAGGGCTAG